The following proteins are co-located in the Aggregatibacter aphrophilus ATCC 33389 genome:
- the glpT gene encoding glycerol-3-phosphate transporter, translated as MFGPFKPAPHIAELPADKIDSTYKRLRWQVFAGIFFGYAAYYFVRANFDLAQPGLIQAGLYTKAELGVIGSAAGLAYGLSKFVMAGMSDRSNPRVFLPFGLLLSGLCMTLMGVFPWATSGIAIMWVMIFLNGWFQGMGWPPCGRTMVHWWSKSERGTIVSIWNTAHNIGGMMPGAMVLLASAIFFSTHGVEAQAKDVWQQSLYYPGIAAMICAIPVYFIMRDTPQSCGLPSIEKWRNDYPDDYNEKTYENDLTAKEIFVTYVLKNKLLWYIAIANVFVYLIRYGVLKWSPVYLSEVKHFNIKGTAWAYTIYELAAVPGTLLCGWVSDHVFKGKRGLTGFIFMILTTAAVAAYWMNPATPEAELANYSAWYENPYQLTDFILMTLIGFLIYGPVMLIGLHALELAPKKAAGTAAGFTGLFGYLGGTVSASAVIGWAAQHYGWDGGFYVMIGGGILAVILLFIVMIEEGKHKAKLGDTYGTK; from the coding sequence ATGTTTGGTCCATTTAAACCGGCTCCACACATTGCGGAGTTGCCGGCAGACAAAATTGATTCCACCTATAAACGTCTTCGTTGGCAGGTATTTGCCGGGATCTTTTTTGGCTACGCTGCTTATTATTTTGTGCGTGCAAACTTTGACTTGGCGCAACCGGGCTTAATTCAAGCCGGTTTATACACAAAAGCTGAGTTAGGTGTTATCGGTTCTGCGGCAGGTTTAGCCTATGGTTTATCAAAATTCGTGATGGCGGGGATGTCAGACCGTTCTAACCCGCGTGTATTCTTACCGTTCGGTTTATTACTCTCCGGTTTATGTATGACCTTAATGGGCGTGTTCCCATGGGCAACTTCCGGCATCGCCATTATGTGGGTGATGATCTTCTTAAACGGTTGGTTCCAAGGAATGGGCTGGCCTCCATGTGGTCGTACCATGGTGCACTGGTGGTCTAAATCCGAACGAGGCACTATCGTGTCCATTTGGAATACTGCGCACAACATCGGCGGTATGATGCCGGGTGCGATGGTGTTATTGGCAAGTGCGATTTTCTTCAGTACACACGGTGTGGAAGCGCAAGCCAAAGACGTATGGCAACAATCCTTATACTATCCTGGTATTGCTGCCATGATCTGTGCAATTCCGGTGTATTTCATTATGCGTGATACCCCACAATCTTGTGGTTTACCCTCCATCGAAAAATGGCGCAACGACTACCCGGATGACTATAACGAAAAAACTTACGAAAATGACTTAACCGCAAAAGAAATCTTCGTAACTTATGTATTGAAAAACAAATTGTTATGGTACATCGCCATTGCGAACGTGTTCGTTTACTTAATCCGCTACGGCGTATTGAAATGGTCTCCGGTTTACTTGAGTGAAGTCAAACACTTCAACATCAAAGGTACCGCATGGGCATACACCATTTATGAATTGGCGGCCGTTCCGGGTACATTACTTTGCGGTTGGGTATCTGACCATGTATTCAAAGGTAAACGTGGCTTAACCGGTTTCATCTTCATGATTTTAACCACCGCAGCGGTAGCCGCATACTGGATGAACCCTGCAACACCGGAAGCTGAGCTTGCAAACTACAGCGCATGGTATGAAAACCCATACCAATTAACCGACTTTATTTTGATGACCTTAATCGGTTTCTTAATCTACGGCCCCGTAATGCTAATCGGCTTGCACGCCCTTGAACTTGCACCGAAAAAAGCGGCAGGTACCGCAGCAGGGTTCACCGGTTTATTCGGTTACTTAGGCGGTACCGTGTCTGCATCAGCAGTTATCGGTTGGGCAGCCCAACACTACGGCTGGGACGGCGGTTTTTACGTGATGATCGGCGGTGGTATCTTAGCGGTTATCTTACTCTTCATCGTGATGATTGAAGAAGGCAAACACAAAGCGAAATTAGGCGATACCTACGGTACTAAATAA
- the rlmB gene encoding 23S rRNA (guanosine(2251)-2'-O)-methyltransferase RlmB: MSETIYGIHAVKAFVTHYPERLIEVWVLKGRDDQRLQPLINEIQRLGISVQFLNRQTLDKKAEGEVHQGIIARVHSLPELNEHDLDRLLEQQKAPLLLVLDGVTDPHNLGACLRTADAAGVNAVIVPKDKSAQLNSTARKVACGAAENVPLIRVTNLARTLRELQKRHNVWVVGTAGETTETLYQTKLTGALALVMGAEGEGMRRLTREHCDQLISIPMMGSVSSLNVSVATGVCLFEIVRQRLK; this comes from the coding sequence ATGAGTGAAACCATTTATGGTATCCACGCCGTTAAGGCGTTTGTGACCCATTATCCGGAGCGTTTAATTGAAGTCTGGGTGCTAAAAGGGCGCGATGATCAACGTTTGCAACCGTTAATTAATGAAATTCAGCGGTTGGGGATTTCCGTTCAATTTTTAAACCGTCAAACTTTGGATAAAAAAGCCGAAGGCGAAGTGCATCAAGGCATTATTGCGCGCGTGCATTCCTTACCGGAATTAAACGAGCATGATTTGGATCGTTTGCTGGAACAGCAAAAAGCACCTTTATTGTTGGTATTGGACGGCGTGACGGATCCGCATAACTTGGGTGCCTGTCTGCGTACTGCCGATGCAGCGGGCGTGAATGCGGTGATTGTGCCGAAAGATAAATCGGCGCAATTGAATTCCACCGCGCGTAAAGTGGCGTGCGGTGCGGCGGAAAATGTGCCGCTTATTCGTGTGACCAACCTTGCCCGCACCTTGCGTGAATTGCAGAAACGGCATAATGTGTGGGTTGTCGGCACCGCGGGCGAAACTACGGAAACTCTGTATCAAACCAAACTGACCGGCGCATTAGCCCTGGTGATGGGCGCGGAAGGCGAGGGAATGCGTCGTTTAACCCGCGAACACTGCGACCAATTAATCAGCATTCCAATGATGGGTTCCGTTTCTTCTCTCAATGTTTCCGTTGCCACCGGCGTATGTTTATTTGAAATCGTGCGGCAGCGCTTAAAATAA
- the rnr gene encoding ribonuclease R — MARKTRKSPPKDPNYAKELAKYDNPIPSREFILQIIREQNSPMSREEIFAALGISEGEQQEAMRRRLRAMENDGQLVFTKRKCYALPEKLDLLKGMVIGHREGFGFLHVEGKKEDFFIPNVQMQKVMHGDYVLAQPNGFDRKGRPEVRIVRVLEANKKQIVGHFFFEQGIGYVVPDDSRITRDILIPDNARLGARMGQVVVVELHPRTAPFFQPIGKITEVLGDNMAKGMEVEIAIRKHDIPHVFPSAVEKQLKKWAEDVPEEAKRGRVDLRDLPLVTIDGEDACDFDDAVFCQKQKQGKSWKLWVAIADVSYYVRPKSVLNTEAYNRGNSVYFPNRVVPMLPEKLSNGLCSLNPQVDRLCMVCEITLSDKGKMTDYQFYEAVMNSHARLTYNKVAKILEKDTALCERYASLVPHLQDLHDMYQTLVKARQQRGAIEFETIESKFIFNALGRIERIEPVVRNDAHKIIEECMILANIASANFMEKHQEPALYRIHAVPSEEKLTAFRSFLAECGLSLSGGNKPTPTDYAQLLEQIKPRPDHELIQTMLLRSMSQAIYSADNIGHFGLALEEYAHFTSPIRRYPDLTLHRGIKYLLAKQKGSKRKTTDTGGYHYQLDEMDVFGAHCSSTERRADDATREVADWLKCEYMQDHVGEEFEGVISSVTGFGFFVRLNDLFIDGLVHISGLANDYYLFDMPKQRLIGENSGMIFRIGDAVKVRVDAVNLEQKQIDFALIDSERKPRRSGKTARTKAKKAETEASKKSPKKQPVEKKKTKPQKSAVKNNGVSKTNPQAAAKNKKAKNKA; from the coding sequence ATGGCGAGAAAAACTCGAAAATCCCCCCCAAAAGATCCGAATTACGCAAAAGAATTAGCGAAATATGACAATCCGATTCCAAGTCGTGAATTTATTTTGCAGATTATCCGTGAGCAAAATTCTCCTATGAGTAGAGAGGAAATTTTTGCTGCCTTGGGCATTTCCGAAGGAGAACAACAAGAAGCCATGCGTCGTCGTTTACGCGCCATGGAAAACGACGGGCAGTTGGTGTTCACCAAACGCAAATGCTATGCCCTACCGGAAAAGCTAGATTTGCTTAAAGGCATGGTGATTGGGCATCGAGAAGGTTTTGGTTTTTTACACGTTGAAGGAAAAAAAGAAGACTTTTTTATTCCCAACGTACAAATGCAAAAAGTCATGCACGGCGATTATGTGTTGGCACAACCAAATGGCTTTGACCGCAAAGGTCGTCCGGAAGTGCGTATTGTGCGCGTATTGGAAGCCAATAAAAAACAAATTGTCGGCCACTTTTTCTTCGAACAAGGCATCGGTTATGTGGTGCCGGACGACAGTCGTATTACTCGCGATATTTTAATCCCTGATAACGCTCGTCTTGGTGCTCGCATGGGGCAAGTTGTTGTGGTGGAACTCCATCCGCGCACAGCGCCGTTCTTCCAGCCTATCGGCAAAATCACCGAAGTGCTCGGTGACAATATGGCTAAAGGCATGGAAGTAGAAATTGCCATTCGCAAGCATGACATTCCTCATGTATTCCCAAGTGCGGTGGAAAAACAACTTAAAAAATGGGCTGAAGACGTGCCTGAAGAGGCTAAGCGTGGCCGTGTAGATTTGCGTGACTTGCCCTTAGTGACCATTGACGGCGAAGATGCATGTGATTTTGACGATGCGGTATTTTGCCAAAAACAAAAACAAGGCAAAAGTTGGAAGCTTTGGGTGGCTATTGCTGATGTAAGCTATTACGTTCGACCGAAAAGCGTATTGAACACGGAGGCCTATAATCGAGGCAATTCCGTCTATTTCCCAAATCGCGTCGTGCCGATGTTACCGGAGAAACTCTCCAACGGCTTATGCTCGTTAAATCCACAAGTGGATCGCCTATGCATGGTGTGTGAAATCACGCTCTCTGATAAAGGCAAAATGACAGATTACCAATTTTACGAAGCGGTGATGAATTCCCATGCCCGTTTAACTTATAACAAAGTGGCAAAAATACTGGAAAAAGACACCGCACTTTGTGAACGTTACGCCTCGTTAGTGCCTCATTTGCAAGATCTGCACGATATGTATCAGACGTTGGTGAAAGCCCGCCAACAGCGCGGCGCCATCGAATTTGAAACCATTGAAAGCAAATTTATTTTCAATGCTTTAGGTCGCATTGAGCGGATTGAGCCGGTCGTGCGTAACGATGCCCATAAAATCATTGAAGAATGTATGATTTTGGCAAATATTGCGTCTGCTAACTTCATGGAGAAACATCAAGAACCGGCGCTATACCGCATTCATGCCGTACCAAGTGAAGAAAAACTCACGGCATTTCGCAGTTTCTTGGCGGAATGTGGCTTGAGTCTATCCGGTGGGAATAAACCGACACCGACGGATTATGCGCAGCTACTTGAACAGATTAAACCACGCCCGGATCACGAATTGATTCAAACCATGTTGCTACGTTCTATGAGTCAAGCGATTTATAGCGCCGACAACATCGGGCACTTCGGTTTGGCGCTAGAAGAATATGCCCATTTCACCTCGCCGATTCGTCGTTATCCCGATTTGACGTTACATCGTGGCATCAAATATTTATTGGCGAAACAAAAGGGCTCTAAACGTAAAACTACCGACACCGGTGGGTATCATTATCAACTTGATGAAATGGATGTCTTTGGCGCGCATTGCTCTTCGACGGAGCGCCGTGCCGATGATGCCACCCGTGAAGTCGCCGATTGGCTAAAATGCGAATACATGCAAGACCATGTGGGTGAAGAATTTGAAGGCGTCATTTCTTCCGTCACCGGTTTCGGCTTTTTTGTCCGTTTAAATGATTTGTTTATTGATGGATTAGTGCATATTTCCGGTTTGGCTAATGATTACTACTTATTCGATATGCCGAAACAACGCCTTATCGGCGAAAACAGCGGCATGATTTTCCGTATCGGTGATGCCGTGAAAGTACGGGTGGACGCGGTGAATCTGGAACAAAAACAAATTGATTTTGCCCTGATTGACAGTGAACGTAAACCAAGACGCAGTGGCAAAACGGCGAGAACCAAAGCGAAGAAAGCCGAAACCGAAGCCTCTAAAAAGTCACCGAAAAAGCAACCCGTTGAAAAGAAAAAAACGAAACCACAGAAAAGTGCGGTCAAAAATAATGGCGTTTCTAAAACGAACCCGCAAGCCGCAGCTAAGAATAAGAAGGCGAAGAACAAAGCATGA
- a CDS encoding rod shape-determining protein: protein MLFKKIRGLFSNDLSIDLGTANTLIYVKGQGIVLDEPSVVAIRRDRSGSLKSIAAVGKEAKQMLGRTPKSIEAIRPMKDGVIADFFVTEKMLQYFIKQVHSGNFMRPSPRVLICVPAGATQVERRAIKESAIGAGAREVYLIEEPMAAAIGARLPVSTAIGSMVIDIGGGTTEVAVISLNGIVYSSSVRIGGDSFDEAIVSYVRKNFGSIIGEPTAERIKQEIGIAYIQEGDEIKEMEIHGSNIAEGAPRSITLTSRDILEAIQQPLSGIVAAVRTALEECQPEHAADIFERGMVLTGGGALLRNIDVLLTKESGVPAIVAEDPLICVARGGGEALDMIDMHGGDIFSDEI from the coding sequence ATGTTATTTAAAAAAATTCGCGGTTTATTTTCTAATGATCTTTCCATCGACCTTGGTACGGCAAACACGCTAATTTATGTAAAAGGCCAAGGCATTGTACTTGATGAACCTTCCGTTGTGGCTATTCGTCGCGATCGCAGCGGCTCCCTCAAAAGCATTGCTGCCGTAGGTAAAGAGGCTAAACAAATGTTAGGGCGTACACCGAAAAGCATTGAGGCTATTCGTCCAATGAAAGACGGTGTTATCGCCGACTTCTTCGTTACCGAAAAAATGTTGCAATATTTCATCAAACAAGTACACAGTGGTAACTTCATGCGCCCTAGCCCGCGCGTATTAATTTGCGTTCCTGCCGGAGCCACCCAAGTGGAACGTCGTGCTATTAAAGAATCTGCAATCGGTGCTGGCGCTCGCGAAGTGTATTTAATTGAAGAACCGATGGCCGCGGCAATCGGTGCGAGATTACCGGTTTCCACCGCCATAGGTTCCATGGTTATCGACATCGGTGGTGGTACGACAGAAGTCGCGGTGATTTCCTTAAACGGCATTGTGTATTCTTCTTCCGTACGCATCGGTGGTGACAGTTTCGATGAAGCCATCGTGTCTTATGTACGTAAAAACTTTGGTTCCATTATCGGTGAACCGACTGCCGAACGTATTAAACAAGAAATCGGTATCGCCTACATTCAAGAAGGCGATGAAATCAAAGAAATGGAAATTCACGGTTCTAATATTGCGGAAGGTGCGCCACGTTCTATCACCTTAACCTCCCGTGATATCTTAGAAGCCATCCAACAGCCATTAAGCGGCATTGTCGCGGCTGTTCGCACCGCATTAGAAGAATGTCAACCTGAACACGCCGCTGATATTTTCGAGCGCGGTATGGTATTAACCGGCGGTGGTGCATTATTACGTAATATTGACGTACTATTAACGAAAGAATCCGGCGTACCGGCCATTGTTGCGGAAGATCCGTTAATCTGCGTGGCTCGTGGGGGCGGTGAAGCTCTCGACATGATCGATATGCACGGCGGTGATATTTTCAGCGATGAAATCTAA
- the mreC gene encoding rod shape-determining protein MreC, whose translation MKPIFGTPPPLGLKLFLAIIASIGLILSDGQTNTMIQTRGFLETAVGSLYYLANTPRTVLDEVSDNLVDTNKLQIENKVLKEQLREKNADLLLLDQLKVENQRLRLLLNSPLRIDEYKKIAEILTAETDVYRQQVVINQGQKDGAYVGQPVIDEKGVVGQIISVGENTSRILLITDVTHAIPVQVLRNDVRLIANGTGHSDELTLDNVPRSVDIIKGDLLVTSGLGGRFLEGYPVAIVESVSRDGQNYFATVTAKPLASIDKLRYVLLLWPTNEDMRKVKSLTPEDVRKTVKQRLDNQGNEANKVKKTVVPEDNDNNNPPPTDDTPQDPPADTSGEINVPAPVMSNEQHKEED comes from the coding sequence ATGAAACCTATTTTTGGTACCCCCCCCCCTCTAGGATTAAAACTCTTTCTTGCAATCATCGCATCCATCGGTTTAATCCTATCTGACGGTCAGACCAACACAATGATCCAAACCCGCGGTTTTCTAGAAACTGCGGTGGGGAGCCTTTATTATCTTGCCAACACACCTCGTACCGTACTTGATGAGGTTTCTGATAACTTGGTGGACACTAACAAACTGCAAATCGAAAATAAGGTATTAAAAGAACAATTACGGGAAAAAAATGCAGATTTGTTGTTATTAGATCAACTTAAAGTTGAAAATCAACGCCTACGTCTTTTACTAAATTCACCATTGCGCATTGATGAATATAAAAAAATTGCCGAAATTCTCACTGCAGAAACAGATGTTTATCGTCAACAAGTGGTCATTAACCAAGGTCAAAAAGACGGCGCTTATGTCGGTCAGCCTGTAATTGATGAAAAAGGTGTAGTAGGACAAATTATTTCCGTAGGTGAAAATACCAGCCGCATTCTATTAATTACCGATGTTACCCATGCCATTCCAGTACAGGTATTACGCAACGATGTACGTTTAATTGCCAATGGAACAGGACACAGTGATGAATTGACGTTAGATAACGTGCCTCGTTCTGTGGACATCATCAAAGGTGACTTGCTGGTCACTTCCGGGCTAGGAGGGCGTTTTTTAGAAGGTTACCCTGTTGCCATCGTAGAATCTGTTTCTCGAGATGGTCAGAATTATTTTGCCACCGTCACCGCCAAGCCATTGGCATCTATTGATAAATTACGTTATGTGCTCTTATTATGGCCAACCAATGAAGATATGCGTAAAGTGAAATCCCTCACACCGGAAGATGTGCGCAAAACAGTAAAACAACGCCTTGATAATCAAGGAAATGAAGCCAATAAAGTGAAAAAGACTGTGGTACCGGAAGACAATGATAATAACAATCCTCCGCCAACAGATGATACACCACAAGATCCGCCAGCAGACACGTCCGGTGAGATAAATGTACCGGCGCCCGTCATGTCTAATGAACAACATAAAGAGGAAGACTAA
- the mreD gene encoding rod shape-determining protein MreD: MQGRFIFQCLVLSSIFIIALVMEIAPWPVGFQSFKPAWIVLVFTYWALSIPHKVSIGWAFIIGIIWDMVLGSTLGVHALVMSMFAYLITAGHLILRNMSLWMQSLLIVAFVFAIRLSIFFIEFLLHSATFNWQEIFGSLASGVLWPWVFLLLRKVRRQLNLGE; encoded by the coding sequence ATGCAAGGTCGTTTTATCTTTCAATGCTTAGTTCTTAGCTCTATTTTTATTATCGCCTTGGTTATGGAAATTGCCCCTTGGCCAGTGGGATTCCAAAGTTTCAAACCGGCATGGATCGTACTGGTTTTTACTTACTGGGCATTATCCATTCCCCATAAAGTTAGTATTGGTTGGGCATTTATTATCGGTATTATTTGGGATATGGTACTCGGCTCCACGCTTGGTGTACACGCCCTAGTGATGTCCATGTTTGCTTACTTAATCACTGCCGGCCACTTAATTTTGCGTAATATGTCTTTATGGATGCAAAGTTTATTGATTGTCGCTTTCGTCTTTGCCATTCGCTTAAGTATCTTCTTCATCGAATTTCTGCTTCATAGTGCTACTTTTAACTGGCAGGAAATCTTTGGTTCACTGGCTAGCGGTGTGTTATGGCCTTGGGTTTTCTTATTGCTGAGAAAAGTCCGCCGTCAATTGAATTTAGGCGAATAA